Proteins from a single region of Gordonia hongkongensis:
- the mftM gene encoding mycofactocin oligosaccharide methyltransferase MftM has product MTATELATTPTTAPIGASPVPGLPPRVVSSALVPEGFTRCGLLSWRRQAGVLHIAHPFDEHSISDAVVVDGLVALVEAGVLAGQSQFESAAMGIIRTSASRSTDAWAAFYDNSLRELRTGASAFAPVHKRARSLVSGGAVLEVGSCFGFFALACALDGLQVAACDISPGAVSLLSDAAHRLRLPVVATVGNAIALPYADDSADTVTLIHLLEHLDPAGAHAAIGEALRVARQRVVIGVPFEDEPSPHFGHLVRLTENDLCGWARAVPHAGAEVLVDHGGWLVLTPGPDSSSPAAVPSDRVRSARVCWRCTPRRSAWTPRACE; this is encoded by the coding sequence ATGACCGCGACCGAACTGGCCACGACCCCGACGACCGCGCCCATCGGCGCATCGCCGGTACCCGGACTCCCACCGCGGGTTGTCTCGTCCGCGCTTGTCCCCGAGGGGTTCACGCGTTGCGGTCTCCTCTCCTGGCGCCGACAGGCGGGCGTCCTGCACATCGCCCATCCCTTCGACGAGCACAGCATCTCCGACGCCGTGGTCGTCGACGGACTCGTCGCTCTCGTCGAGGCCGGCGTGTTGGCCGGCCAGTCGCAGTTCGAATCCGCCGCGATGGGGATCATCCGCACCTCGGCGAGTAGGTCCACCGACGCGTGGGCGGCTTTCTACGACAACTCGCTTCGCGAACTACGCACGGGCGCATCGGCATTCGCGCCCGTCCACAAACGCGCGCGGAGCCTCGTCTCGGGCGGGGCCGTCCTCGAGGTGGGATCGTGCTTCGGCTTCTTCGCTCTCGCCTGCGCCCTGGACGGTCTCCAGGTCGCGGCCTGCGACATCTCGCCCGGCGCGGTGTCGCTGCTCTCCGACGCCGCTCACCGACTCCGACTGCCCGTCGTCGCAACCGTCGGGAACGCGATCGCTCTCCCCTACGCCGACGACTCGGCCGACACCGTCACGCTCATCCATCTCCTCGAGCACCTCGATCCTGCGGGGGCGCACGCCGCGATCGGCGAGGCCCTCCGGGTCGCCCGGCAGCGCGTGGTCATCGGCGTGCCGTTCGAAGACGAGCCGAGCCCGCACTTCGGCCACCTCGTCCGGCTCACCGAGAACGACCTGTGCGGCTGGGCTCGAGCCGTCCCGCATGCCGGCGCCGAGGTCCTCGTCGATCACGGCGGATGGCTCGTCCTCACCCCCGGTCCTGATTCCTCGAGTCCGGCCGCGGTACCGAGCGACCGCGTCAGATCAGCCCGCGTTTGCTGGCGATGTACACCGCGTCGGTCCGCTTGGACACCCCGAGCTTGCGAATGA
- a CDS encoding MadR family response regulator transcription factor: MSDNDIRRPIRTLLVDDHALLRQGMRSLLEREDVVDVVGEAGSADAALAEVNARHPDVVVVDLKLSAGTEYEGLRLIEQIAQRHPEVAALVLTTFLDDDLVVRAVRAGARGYVVKDVDTTELVRAIQAVSGGGSAFDPRSAAVVLRAVSGENEKSEALSDREREVLRLLADGLSNKRIGETLYISESTVKFHIRNIIRKLGVSKRTDAVYIASKRGLI, from the coding sequence TTGAGCGACAACGACATCAGGCGCCCCATCCGGACCCTTCTCGTCGACGACCACGCCCTCCTGCGCCAGGGGATGCGGTCGCTGCTGGAGCGCGAGGACGTCGTGGACGTGGTCGGCGAGGCGGGATCGGCCGACGCCGCGCTGGCCGAGGTGAACGCCCGACACCCCGATGTCGTCGTGGTCGACCTCAAGCTGTCGGCGGGCACCGAGTACGAGGGGCTGCGGCTCATCGAGCAGATCGCGCAGCGCCACCCGGAGGTCGCCGCGCTGGTGCTGACCACGTTTCTCGACGACGATCTGGTCGTGCGCGCCGTGCGGGCGGGAGCCCGGGGGTACGTGGTCAAAGATGTCGACACGACCGAACTCGTGCGCGCGATCCAGGCGGTGTCCGGCGGCGGCAGCGCCTTCGACCCGCGCAGCGCGGCCGTCGTCCTCCGCGCGGTGTCCGGCGAGAACGAGAAGTCCGAGGCACTCAGCGACCGGGAGCGCGAGGTCTTGCGGCTCCTCGCCGACGGGCTGTCGAACAAGCGGATCGGCGAGACGCTCTACATCTCGGAGTCAACCGTGAAGTTCCACATTCGCAACATCATTCGCAAGCTCGGGGTGTCCAAGCGGACCGACGCGGTGTACATCGCCAGCAAACGCGGGCTGATCTGA
- a CDS encoding MadS family sensor histidine kinase, with translation MTGPSPERSALPEQADLESLVGLRSVKGSHYAALRGVEARLSRVVGALERISRALVRTAEGPEALVIAVVEAARDHLGADWVVFALADGRLEQSAPRHLISASGGRLYAFEGSERAATPDDLPDEVLNRLNDILRGHETVLHGAILQEDHVHVPVELDGNVVGGLSAWTPVGRMVDPTDLVVLRILASQAIVALLNAELFSETDRHAMELAERNTELERTQRELSAAMRATVLNEERGRIARELHDSVTQSVLSAGVQIELCRGLVEGPALDRLEMAGRLTKEAVEQLRSFIYALNNATNAPSPSVRDVLTELCSLHMPPDLRTAVHMRGRERDLADEVQHALLRIAGEALFNTAVHSRAHQVTVTLTYAVDTVALSVDDDGVGDPEHLRRVMRTASLGDLTAGRHRGLANMSSRAAELGGELRIRRSRIGGIRVAVVLPIGTAGTATPDDPLRTKEFG, from the coding sequence ATGACCGGTCCGTCGCCCGAGCGGAGCGCTCTCCCCGAACAAGCCGACCTCGAGAGCCTGGTCGGACTCCGCAGCGTCAAGGGCAGCCACTACGCGGCGCTGCGCGGGGTCGAGGCGCGGCTGAGTCGGGTGGTCGGTGCGCTGGAGCGGATCTCGCGTGCTCTCGTCCGTACCGCCGAAGGGCCCGAGGCTTTGGTCATCGCGGTCGTCGAGGCGGCACGGGACCATCTGGGCGCGGACTGGGTCGTCTTCGCGCTCGCGGACGGCCGACTCGAGCAGTCGGCCCCGCGCCACCTGATCAGCGCGAGCGGTGGTCGGCTCTACGCCTTCGAAGGGTCCGAGCGGGCCGCCACACCCGACGACCTGCCCGACGAGGTGCTCAACCGGCTCAACGACATCCTCCGCGGACACGAGACCGTCCTGCACGGCGCGATCCTCCAGGAGGACCACGTCCACGTCCCCGTCGAACTCGACGGCAACGTCGTCGGGGGACTGTCGGCCTGGACACCGGTCGGTCGCATGGTCGATCCCACCGATCTCGTCGTGCTGCGCATCCTGGCCAGCCAGGCGATCGTCGCACTGCTCAACGCCGAGCTGTTCTCCGAGACCGACCGCCACGCAATGGAACTCGCCGAGCGCAACACCGAACTGGAACGTACCCAGCGCGAACTGTCGGCGGCGATGCGGGCGACCGTGCTCAACGAGGAGCGCGGACGGATCGCCCGCGAGCTCCACGACTCGGTCACCCAGTCGGTGCTGTCGGCGGGGGTGCAGATCGAACTGTGTCGCGGCCTCGTCGAAGGTCCCGCACTCGATCGCCTGGAGATGGCGGGCCGGCTGACCAAGGAGGCCGTGGAGCAGTTGCGGTCGTTCATCTACGCGCTCAACAACGCTACGAACGCGCCGTCGCCGAGTGTGCGCGACGTCCTGACCGAGCTGTGCTCGTTGCACATGCCGCCGGACCTGCGCACGGCGGTCCACATGCGCGGCCGGGAGCGCGATCTTGCCGATGAGGTCCAGCACGCCCTGCTGCGGATCGCCGGCGAGGCCCTCTTCAACACCGCCGTCCACTCGCGTGCCCACCAGGTCACGGTGACCCTCACCTACGCCGTGGACACCGTCGCACTGTCGGTCGACGACGACGGCGTCGGTGATCCCGAACATCTGCGCCGGGTGATGCGCACTGCGTCGCTCGGCGATCTCACGGCCGGACGGCACCGCGGCCTGGCCAACATGTCCTCGCGCGCCGCCGAGCTCGGAGGCGAACTGCGGATCCGCCGGTCGCGCATCGGCGGTATCCGCGTCGCGGTGGTGCTGCCGATCGGCACGGCCGGCACCGCGACGCCCGACGACCCGCTCAGAACGAAGGAGTTCGGTTGA